Part of the Palaemon carinicauda isolate YSFRI2023 unplaced genomic scaffold, ASM3689809v2 scaffold1938, whole genome shotgun sequence genome is shown below.
tattattattattattattattattaaaattattgttattattattattattatcattattattattattattattattattattattattattattattattattattattattattattattataaaaattattattattattattattattattattattattaaaattattattattattattattattattattattattattattattatcattatcattattattattattattattattattattattattattattattattattattattattattattattattaataataataataataatattattattattattattattattattattattattattattattattattattattattattattattattattattattattattattaaaattgtaattattattattatttttatcattatcattattattattattattattattattattattattattattattattattattattattattattattattaatattattattattattattattattattattattattattattattattattgaaattattattattattattattattatcattattattattattattattattattattattattattattattattattaatattattattattattattattattattattattattattattattaaaattattattattattattattattattattattattattattatcattattaaaattattattattattattaatattattattattattattattattattattattattattattattattattattattattatcattattattattattattattattattattattattattattattattaaaattattattattattattattattattattattattattattattattatcattattaaaattattattattattattaatattattattattatcataattattattattattattattattattattattattattattattatcattatcattattattattaatattattattattattattattattattattattattattattattattattactattattattattattgttattattattattattattattattattattattattattattattattattattattattattattattattattattattaaaattttaattattattattattaaaattattattattattattattattattattattattattattattattattattattattattattattattattattattattattattattattattattattattattattattattattattattattattattattattattattattattattattattattattattattattatcattatcattattatcattatcattattattattattattattattattattattattattaaaattttaattattattattattattattattattattattaaaattattattattattattattattattaaaattttaattattattattattattattattattattattattattattaaaattattattattattattattattattattattattattattattattattattattattactattaatatcattattattattattattattattattattattattattattattattattatcattattattattattattattattattattattattattattattattattattattattaatattattattaatattattattattattattattattattattattattattattattattattattattattattattattattattattattattattattattattattattattattattaattattattattattattaaaattattattattattatcatcatcattattattattattattattattattattattattattattattattattattattattattattattattattattattattattatcatttttattattattattattattattattattattattattattattattattattattattattattattattattattattattaatattaatataattattattattattattattattattattattattattattattattattattaaaattattattattatcattattattattattaatattattattattattattattattattattattattattattattattattattattattattattgtaaatattaatattattataattaatattattattattattattattattattattattattattattattattattattattattattattattattattattattattattattattaatattattattattattattatcattattattattattatcattattattatcattattattattaatattattattattattattattattattattattattattattattattattattaaaattattattattattattattattattattaaaattattattattattattattattattattattattattattattattattattattattattattattattattattattattattattattattattatcattattattattattattattattattattattattattattaatattaatattattaatattattattattattattattattattattattattaaaattattattattattattattattattattattattattattattattattattaaaattgtaattattattattattattattattattattattattattattattattattattattattattattattattattattattattattaaaattattattattattattattattattattattattattattattattatcatcattattattattattattattattattattattattattattattattattattattattattattattattattattattattattattattattattattattattaaaattgtattattattattattattattattattattattattattattattattattattattattattattaaaattattattattattatcattattattattatcattattattattattattattattaaaattattattattattattattattattattattattattattattattattattaaaattgtaattattattattattattattattattattattattattattattattattattattattattattattattattattattattattattattattattattattattattattattattattgttattattattattattattattattattattattattattattattattattattactattattattattattattattattaaaattattattattattatcattattattattattattattattattattattattattattaaaattattattattattattattattaatattattaatattattcaaattattattattattattattattattattattattattattattattattattattattattattattattaatattattattattatcattatcattattattattattaatattattattattattaataatattattattattattattattattattattattattattattattattattattattattattattattattactattattattattattattattattattattattattattattattattattattaaaattgtaattattattattattattattattattattattattattattattattattattattattattattattattattattattattattattattattaaaattattattattattattaaaattattattattattattattattattattattattattattattattaaaattattattattattactattattattatcattattattattaatattattattattattattattattattattattattattattattattattattattattattactattattattattattattattattattattattattattattattattattattattattattatcattattattattaatattaatattattaaaattgttattattattattattattattattattattatgaaaattatcattattattattattattattattattattattattattattattattattattattattattataattattattattattattaatattattattattattattattattaaaattattattattattattattattattattattattattattattattattattattattattattattattattattattattaaaattgtaataattattattattattattattattattattattattattattattattattattattattattattattattattattaaaattattattattattattattattattattattattattattattattattattattattattattattattattattattattgttattattattaatatttattattattattattattattattattattattattattattattattattattattattattattattattattattattattattattattattgttaatatttatattattattattattattattattattattattattattattattattattattattattattattattattattattattaaaattgtaattattattattattattaatattattattattattattattagtattattattattattattattattattattattattattattattattactattattattattattattattattattattattattattattactattattattattattattattattattattaaaattgtaattattattattattattattattattattattattattattattattattattattattattattattattattattatattattattattattaaaattattattattattattattattattattattattatcattattattattattattattattattattattattattattattattattaatattattattattattattattattattattattattattatcattattattattattattattattattattattattattattattattattaaaattattattattattaataaaattattattattattattattattattattattaatattattattattattattattaattattattattattattattattattattattattattattattattattattattattattattatcattattattattattattattattattattattattattattattattattattattattattattattaatattattattattattattattatcattattattattatcattattattattattattattattaaaattattattattattattattattattattattattattattattattattaatattattaatattattattattattattattatattattattattattattattattattattattattattattattattattattattattattaaaaattattattattattattattattattattattattattattattattattattattattattattattattattattattattattattaaaattattattattattatcattattattattatcattattattattattattattattaaaattattattattattattattattattattattattattattattattattattattaaaattgtaattattattattattattattattattattattattattattattattattattattattattattattattattattattattattattaaaattgtaattattattattattattattattgttattattattattattattattattattattattattattattattattattattattattattattaaaattgtaattattattattattattattattattattattattaaaattattattattattatcattattattattattattattattattattattattattattattattaaaattattattattattattattattaatattattaatattattcaaattattattattattattattattattattattattattattattattattattattattattattaatattattattattatcattatcattattattattattaatattattattattattaataatattattattattattattattattattattattattattattattattattattattattattattattattattattattattaaaattgtaattattattattattattattattattattattattattattattattattattattattattattattattattattattattattattattaaaattattattattattattaaaattattattattattattattattattattattattattaaaattattattattattactattattattatcattattattattaatattattattattattattattattattattattattattattattattattattattattattattattattattattattattattattattattatcattattattattaatattaatattattaaaattgttattattattattattattattattattattattatgaaaattatcattattattattattattattattattattattattattattattattattattattattattattattattataattattattattattattaatattattattattattattattattattattattattattattattattattattattattattattattattattattattattattattattattaaaattgtaataattattattattattattattattattattattattattattattattattattattattattattattaaaattattattattattattattattattattattattattattattattattattattattattattattattattattattattattattattattattattattattgttgttggaaattctgtttaattaatgttgttccttttgttgttgctacagtatttggttagcaaatcatatattccattgtttattaattttctttctgggtaaacctgtgttacccagtgataacttatgcattattattattataattaagggtagtttacgcttgaagggaaacccagcatattgtatattttcgttttgacggtaaatcctttgaagcgtgaactactaaacaaccctttcggaactatctgctggtggtcttgttttttccagtaatacgaattctaaaggaaacatcgccagcagagagaagggagttgaaagaaggttttcgtactggacggacggctggatattacaggagttaattatatccagagtttgtcgaagtcatataatggaggagtaaattaaactcacttttctccgccatcctgcacaagacgagaccagccataagcgtcgtaacatcaggacactatcttcgccaaatttccgaggaattgaattgataaggtacgtcattacgaaagatatgctgacttctaaagtgattccctgtcaatttgtttatcgtgtataaatattcccttgctcgattcccaattaataaaccctgtggattggtatttaaactattcataatttatcactgctgtaactttgcgtgttaccatatgaaagtttttttggattagaggcagtttttacttaattagccaatgttatattatgtttactttacgccgaagttttcggatcattgggcctttcatggttaggtggttgccacgttaaattggaggcagaatatttaggctatatatttttcatttctcagaattcaatttaattgtaaagttaactactgagtttagcgacttgagtgaaatagcagagcttgcgcttttacctttaaactcattttactacagttattgaattgagtgatttagcaaaacttgcctttaccttttgaaaatattatttcgttcatgtcctcagggtttcttgaaaagcgaggagggtaggagaaggaagacagcatacctgtagttacttctgacacaggaaaatccttctctacgtcaacaagcccaccagcaaccagttcaaaatttaacttcacatggaagttcaacctttcattaaagtgaaaatttttaatggacttgttttattccttccatcgttcaattttcaagatggcgcccaacgtggggcacgaGTAAGAAATTTGGTTGCTGGTTGGTCTCGTTGAGTGTAGGATTGGCGGAGAGAATGACGAAAGTACGAGAATTTTTCGAATTTTTCAGTgttgaaattttgtttataatttaagttgtccttgaattttacctagtttatattttggttttggtaTTGTCATGAAACTTTCAATTCTAGGACATTCTTATGTTAGAGATTTGGAGCTTAGGGTTAATAGCTCAACAATTTTGATTGAACAGACCTCTTTTGATGTTCAGTTTCTTGGTTTTCCTGGTgccacatttaattattttttgaataatctagctctcctagaagatgttttcacgtataaccccgattatttgttggtaattttaggaggtaatgatttgaagtctcgtgtagatttgtcagtggtaaagaataattgcaaagaattttacaagattCTGATATCCAGGTTATCAAGATCTTGTATAATTGCATCTCAAATTGAAATCCgattttatgaaaggagaaatcggtttgatagcccatgcgtggaagaattcaagttaatgaggcgttatctcaataaatttattaacaagttgagtttcaagaattacttgttcagagtagagggtccaggtagattagataatagaaggttatacagggacgccgcacatttaaactctgttgggttagatctgctctatagattgatttgtgattgtctgaaatattgttttaatagcaaTCAGCAAAGATGTCAGAATTATCGCTTTTGATAAATTCTCGGAAATACATCCGCAGTCAAGTGACTAAGAATGTCAATCGAATTGAAGATTGTAAATTGGGTTCAGAAGTTGAACGGCGATCACTTATCTCTAAATTTCATGGATTTGCTGAAGAGCTGaaggtttataattctaaaatagctaagttattatgggcagaagaggaagatgaatcaaaattgaatattgaatttgaagcttgtgagagctacttggataaaataaacttttttatagctacccttgaggctactaaagattcagttcctccccattctgtacttgaagaagctagaagccttttgaaaagccctacagctcctttaccagcatttaaaagtgtagagggagaaaatatagagaaatttctttctgaatttgaagaggttattaaaaccttcaagtacactcagagagacaaattactgctgctgaagcaacaagtgtcaggtcgtgcatccatactactcgattcacttgaaacagacaaacagacatatgaagatgcaaaattaattttaaggtctgctttagcatcccctaggtttcagaagtttacgttaataaaacagttgacagatatgaaactgccttaccaaacagatccatttgcgtacgttggtcagatgaaaaatttcatggaatctgttaagttgttgaaaatggaagtggacgattttttgaactatttcttttggaatggcatgaacagcaccttccaatctcagctagtaaatattaccaataagacgaggccctccctttcagaaattaatgataacatttttgaagcatgtgaacgatatgccatagcatctcagaaaatttatacaaaagttaagaagtttcccaaaacttcagagacggttaatctagcctctaatgtgaatgttgaagggcagcctactaaggcgaaatgctctttatgtgcttatgacagagcaactgatgatcaccaagttttcaagtgcccggtttataatagtaataaagcaAAGGTGGATAAGCTGAAAGAGATAGGAGGTTGCCTTAAGTGTGCCAGTTCCTCTCATTCTGCGGGTTTGTGCAAATTTAGACTTCATAAGAAATGCAGAGGTTGTAATGGCTGGCATTTCACCTTTCTCTGCATTAAAAAAGATTCCCCAAAAGAAGAGGTAGTCAATGCTAGAAGTCTTAATAAAAACTCCAATTTAGTTAATGAGAAATCTGAAAAGGTTTCCACGGGGGTAGTATTTTCAGTGGATGCTCTTCAGTGCTATGGTAATAGATCTGCTCTACCAACTTTTACTTGTCAGCTAGAGGACCATACCCAACTAAGAGGTTTGCAAGACTCGGGCTGTCAGTGTAATTTTATTACAGAGAGAGCGGTTAAGAAGATTCCTTTCAAAGTTTTGAGGAGAAATGTGAGTCTTACTGTTAATGGTTTTAACTCTGCTAAATCATATAATACAAAGGTTgtggaactgaatttaaaatttggtcaggaaatttgcaaggtggaggccctatgtgtaccttatataaatataaatttgaagttgcctaatttgttcagggtggcaagccatttctctgctaagggttacacccttgcagataaacagttgctaaataatggggatgagttaaataatatagatttcatcctaggcactaactctgctcactgcactatggcgtcaacagttaggtttggacaggatagtccttcagtatactttcaaacttcctttggagtgatgcttcttggtaatgttgacacaatgttaaaaaatttacattgccttcctgatttaaatgcagttgaaacttcaattacttgcaagtctgatgttgctcagttggatgtaggttctcttgattccattggccttggattaggtaaatttaatgatgaatctatattggagcatgaggaaatggtggtagaagctaattttctagttttaaatgagaaCGGGGGCATAAATGAGCAAGCACTACAAAGGGCCACCGAGCAAATGTTGGAATATGACTGCAAAAGGATCCTTAATTATGATAAGAAAGAGAATGAGACATCTGTGGAACTCAATAATTCTCTAGTAAGATATGCACTTAACAATGCCACGGTTAATGAGGATGGTAGAATAACAATGCCTCTGCTATGGAACAGTAAGGTGTCACACttacttggtaaaaattataaactagctgaagcagtgttaaagtcaaatttaaagaagctttgcaaaagggagatgcatctgaaactcatggatgaagtcattaaagaacaagaaaatttaggaataattgaaaagatcccaaaccttaagcattacctaactgaacatcctgaacatagttttttaccccacatgggggtgtttaaacttgatcgagagactacaaaatgcagagtagtatttctatcaaacatatttgaggcggaccctagaaaacccatgacagtaagccataaccaggcaattcatccagggccgtcgttaaaccaaaagttaagttcagccttacttcacttacgatttggttcgaagatattttgctttgatctcaaaagggcttttaatcagatagcacttagaccttcagatcagaataaattactttttctttgggttagaagtgtgaagaagaaagatttttccttagttggttacaagaatcttagattgagttttggtttaagatgtagccctacaattttgatgttgagtctttataagatactggttttggatgtggatgatgatactcaagaggtaaaaaatataaagaaattgctttatcagttgttttatatggataatggagcttatacctgcaaaaattcggatgccttggaatgggcctatactcggctaacaaatatatttgctccttatagaatagaattgcaacaaattgtcaccaatgatgggccacttcaagaagtcattgactcagattgggatcaaaatacactaacagaagttaaacttttaggtttgaaatggaatagggagttggataccctttcaacttttcccattgttttggaagcttcggcaagtacgaagaggtccatcctcaagtccattgcttcaaactttgatttgtataatatcaatggTCCAGTATTTAATAGGGCAAGGATATTTATGCATAGTTTACAGTGTGATAAGTCATtaggatgggatgatattttacctgcggaaaagctaaaagaatggaaatgcattgcaaggcaagctaattctacgcctgaaattgttgttcaaagatttgttggggaaagagatggacaatacagacttcttgcttgtgtagatgctagcagtatgatatatggagctgttctgtatatagagaacattgatactggccaaacaaattttttattagccaaaaacaggctgataaacagacagtctaatactaagtccatcccttccctggagttacaagccatttgcttgggtgtggagttgttaattgatttgtataaagattaggagggcctgattgcctcgttccaattgcaataaaaagtttggatttgtactctgatagtttggtagctctttcttggatcaattcatattcctataaactggataagatgcagaaaaggtctgtatttgttcttaacaggctacagcaaatagataagttatgtgaaacgtttcctgttaattttactttcatcactggaactgccaatcctggagactgcataacaagaaccttgtcctataaacagttaattaatacaaactatttttccggacctcaacctgatatccaccagtctatagtcagtcaagatattttgagagttacagttcctaaccctagggctacccttgacttcaaagaggagattgttttaagtaatgtttgtgcacaagaccttagggaggacgttgctgagcatctagtttctccaaacagatactctAGTTTCTCTCTCATGGTTAAAGTGCATGCCAGGGTTGCTCAGTCTTTTGCTAAGTGGAAAGCTACAGTTACAGCTAGAAAATTGAAGGTTCCCGTTGAATCTAATGATACAGGATTTTATGTGAAAGCTCTGAAGATGAtcatattgaaagaacaaaaaattcagtttcctagtgttttggagtattttgcatccaattctaaacttcttaaggatatacctaatttggtaagacagttgaatgtttacccagataaagatggaattctcagagtcaaaagcaagtttgacaggtggaaaggtaaacagaggtgttgcttcccaatcttgctgtttaacaaaagttccttgacagaactgataatcaggagtcttcatataaaactcaagcatgctggttattattctgttctgaatgagctacgcaagaagttctggataccacaatgtttttcagctgttaaaagagtggtaaaagattgtgtcatctgtaaaaggtacaaggagcataccattcggttaaatcagtccccttaccgggagtt
Proteins encoded:
- the LOC137635900 gene encoding uncharacterized protein, with amino-acid sequence MSELSLLINSRKYIRSQVTKNVNRIEDCKLGSEVERRSLISKFHGFAEELKVYNSKIAKLLWAEEEDESKLNIEFEACESYLDKINFFIATLEATKDSVPPHSVLEEARSLLKSPTAPLPAFKSVEGENIEKFLSEFEEVIKTFKYTQRDKLLLLKQQVSGRASILLDSLETDKQTYEDAKLILRSALASPRFQKFTLIKQLTDMKLPYQTDPFAYVGQMKNFMESVKLLKMEVDDFLNYFFWNGMNSTFQSQLVNITNKTRPSLSEINDNIFEACERYAIASQKIYTKVKKFPKTSETVNLASNVNVEGQPTKAKCSLCAYDRATDDHQVFKCPVYNSNKAKVDKLKEIGGCLKCASSSHSAGLCKFRLHKKCRGCNGWHFTFLCIKKDSPKEEVVNARSLNKNSNLVNEKSEKVSTGVVFSVDALQCYGNRSALPTFTCQLEDHTQLRGLQDSGCQCNFITERAVKKIPFKVLRRNVSLTVNGFNSAKSYNTKVVELNLKFGQEICKVEALCVPYININLKLPNLFRVASHFSAKGYTLADKQLLNNGDELNNIDFILGTNSAHCTMASTVRFGQDSPSVYFQTSFGVMLLGNVDTMLKNLHCLPDLNAVETSITCKSDVAQLDVGSLDSIGLGLGKFNDESILEHEEMVVEANFLVLNENGGINEQALQRATEQMLEYDCKRILNYDKKENETSVELNNSLVRYALNNATVNEDGRITMPLLWNSKVSHLLGKNYKLAEAVLKSNLKKLCKREMHLKLMDEVIKEQENLGIIEKIPNLKHYLTEHPEHSFLPHMGVFKLDRETTKCRVVFLSNIFEADPRKPMTVSHNQAIHPGPSLNQKLSSALLHLRFGSKIFCFDLKRAFNQIALRPSDQNKLLFLWVRSVKKKDFSLVGYKNLRLSFGLRCSPTILMLSLYKILVLDVDDDTQEGKDIYA